One window from the genome of Grus americana isolate bGruAme1 chromosome 2, bGruAme1.mat, whole genome shotgun sequence encodes:
- the TUBB6 gene encoding tubulin beta-6 chain isoform X1: MREIVHIQAGQCGNQIGTKFWEVISDEHGIDPAGGYVGDSALQLERINVYYNESSSQKYVPRAVLVDLEPGTMDSVRSGPFGQLFRPDNFIFGQTGAGNNWAKGHYTEGAELVDSVLDVVRKECEHCDCLQGFQLTHSLGGGTGSGMGTLLISKIREEYPDRIMNTFSVMPSPKVSDTVVEPYNATLSVHQLVENTDETYCIDNEALYDICFRTLKLTTPTYGDLNHLVSATMSGVTTSLRFPGQLNADLRKLAVNMVPFPRLHFFMPGFAPLTARGSQQYRALTVPELTQQMFDAKNMMAACDPRHGRYLTVATVFRGPMSMKEVDEQMLAIQNKNSSYFVEWIPNNVKVAVCDIPPRGLKMASTFIGNSTAIQELFKRISEQFSAMFRRKAFLHWFTGEGMDEMEFTEAESNMNDLVSEYQQYQEATANDGEEAFEDDEEEINE; this comes from the exons ATGAGGGAGATCGTGCACATCCAGGCGGGCCAGTGTGGAAACCAGATCGGGACCAAG TTTTGGGAAGTGATAAGTGATGAGCATGGCATTGACCCAGCCGGAGGCTATGTCGGTGACTCAGCGCTGCAGCTGGAAAGGATCAATGTCTACTATAATGAATCGTCGT CCCAGAAATACGTACCAAGAGCAGTCTTAGTGGACTTGGAGCCGGGAACCATGGATAGTGTGCGATCTGGTCCTTTTGGTCAACTCTTTCGGCCTGACAATTTCATCTTTG GACAAACTGGTGCAGGAAACAACTGGGCTAAAGGACACTACACAGAAGGGGCAGAGTTGGTTGACTCTGTACTTGATGTAGTAAGAAAAGAGTGTGAACACTGCGATTGCTTGCAAGGATTTCAGCTCACTCATTCCCTGGGAGGAGGGACAGGGTCTGGCATGGGAACCCTACTCATCAGCAAGATACGAGAGGAATATCCGGACAGGATAATGAATACCTTTAGTGTCATGCCCTCTCCAAAGGTTTCTGATACAGTGGTGGAGCCTTATAACGCTACACTCTCGGTCCACCAACTGGttgaaaatacagatgaaaCCTACTGCATCGACAATGAAGCTTTGTATGACATTTGCTTCCGCACCCTGAAGCTCACCACTCCAACATATGGTGATTTAAACCACTTGGTTTCTGCTACCATGAGTGGGGTAACTACATCCCTGCGTTTTCCAGGCCAACTAAATGCTGACCTCCGGAAGCTGGCAGTAAATATGGTTCCTTTCCCACGCCTTCACTTTTTCATGCCAGGCTTCGCTCCTTTGACAGCCCGAGGCAGCCAACAATACCGAGCGCTCACTGTTCCAGAGCTCACCCAGCAGATGTTTGATGCCAAAAATATGATGGCAGCCTGTGACCCAAGGCATGGGCGATATTTGACAGTAGCTACTGTCTTCCGTGGTCCCATGTCCATGAAGGAGGTTGATGAGCAGATGTTGGCCATCCAGAACAAGAACAGCAGTTACTTTGTGGAGTGGATCCCAAACAATGTCAAGGTGGCAGTGTGTGACATACCTCCTCGTGGCCTCAAGATGGCTTCCACGTTCATTGGCAACAGTACTGCCATTCAAGAGCTCTTCAAAAGGATCTCGGAGCAGTTTTCAGCCATGTTCAGGAGAAAGGCCTTTCTCCACTGGTTCACCGGAGAAGGAATGGATGAAATGGAatttacagaagcagaaagcaacaTGAATGATCTGGTTTCAGAGTATCAGCAATACCAAGAAGCAACAGCAAATGATGGAGAGGAAGcatttgaagatgatgaagaagaaatcaatgaataa
- the TUBB6 gene encoding tubulin beta-6 chain isoform X2 produces MDSVRSGPFGQLFRPDNFIFGQTGAGNNWAKGHYTEGAELVDSVLDVVRKECEHCDCLQGFQLTHSLGGGTGSGMGTLLISKIREEYPDRIMNTFSVMPSPKVSDTVVEPYNATLSVHQLVENTDETYCIDNEALYDICFRTLKLTTPTYGDLNHLVSATMSGVTTSLRFPGQLNADLRKLAVNMVPFPRLHFFMPGFAPLTARGSQQYRALTVPELTQQMFDAKNMMAACDPRHGRYLTVATVFRGPMSMKEVDEQMLAIQNKNSSYFVEWIPNNVKVAVCDIPPRGLKMASTFIGNSTAIQELFKRISEQFSAMFRRKAFLHWFTGEGMDEMEFTEAESNMNDLVSEYQQYQEATANDGEEAFEDDEEEINE; encoded by the exons ATGGATAGTGTGCGATCTGGTCCTTTTGGTCAACTCTTTCGGCCTGACAATTTCATCTTTG GACAAACTGGTGCAGGAAACAACTGGGCTAAAGGACACTACACAGAAGGGGCAGAGTTGGTTGACTCTGTACTTGATGTAGTAAGAAAAGAGTGTGAACACTGCGATTGCTTGCAAGGATTTCAGCTCACTCATTCCCTGGGAGGAGGGACAGGGTCTGGCATGGGAACCCTACTCATCAGCAAGATACGAGAGGAATATCCGGACAGGATAATGAATACCTTTAGTGTCATGCCCTCTCCAAAGGTTTCTGATACAGTGGTGGAGCCTTATAACGCTACACTCTCGGTCCACCAACTGGttgaaaatacagatgaaaCCTACTGCATCGACAATGAAGCTTTGTATGACATTTGCTTCCGCACCCTGAAGCTCACCACTCCAACATATGGTGATTTAAACCACTTGGTTTCTGCTACCATGAGTGGGGTAACTACATCCCTGCGTTTTCCAGGCCAACTAAATGCTGACCTCCGGAAGCTGGCAGTAAATATGGTTCCTTTCCCACGCCTTCACTTTTTCATGCCAGGCTTCGCTCCTTTGACAGCCCGAGGCAGCCAACAATACCGAGCGCTCACTGTTCCAGAGCTCACCCAGCAGATGTTTGATGCCAAAAATATGATGGCAGCCTGTGACCCAAGGCATGGGCGATATTTGACAGTAGCTACTGTCTTCCGTGGTCCCATGTCCATGAAGGAGGTTGATGAGCAGATGTTGGCCATCCAGAACAAGAACAGCAGTTACTTTGTGGAGTGGATCCCAAACAATGTCAAGGTGGCAGTGTGTGACATACCTCCTCGTGGCCTCAAGATGGCTTCCACGTTCATTGGCAACAGTACTGCCATTCAAGAGCTCTTCAAAAGGATCTCGGAGCAGTTTTCAGCCATGTTCAGGAGAAAGGCCTTTCTCCACTGGTTCACCGGAGAAGGAATGGATGAAATGGAatttacagaagcagaaagcaacaTGAATGATCTGGTTTCAGAGTATCAGCAATACCAAGAAGCAACAGCAAATGATGGAGAGGAAGcatttgaagatgatgaagaagaaatcaatgaataa